Proteins encoded by one window of Candidatus Methylomirabilis sp.:
- the glmU gene encoding bifunctional UDP-N-acetylglucosamine diphosphorylase/glucosamine-1-phosphate N-acetyltransferase GlmU produces the protein MNDLCTVILAAGQGTRMRSKLPKVTHLVAGMPMIAYVVEACRSFRAKRTLVIVGYQADSVEEALADEAVEFVCQPEQRGTAHALLYTREALTGFDGDLLVVSGDTPLLTSATLDGLLQAHREARALATVLTAEVAEPTGYGRIVRSARGELLRIVEELEATPQERQLHEINAGVYCFSALALFDALQAIRPSAVKGELYLPDAIALLRDRDGGVQACRASDPDEVRGVNTRADLAEIHRLLWRRAALRLLAEGVTILDPAHAYIGPFVRIGPDSILYPNVTLEGQTVIGEGTTIHSGCRIRNSTVGDDTVILDGCIIQESQIGDGCQVGPYAHLRPQATLRQRVKVGNFVEVKKSVIGEESKIPHLSYIGDTSIGERVNIGAGTITCNYDGFTKHQTVIEDDVFVGSNASLVAPISVGRGAIIAAGSTITEDVPANALAFGRAQQVNKTGFAATFRSKERKG, from the coding sequence GTGAACGATCTCTGCACAGTGATCCTGGCTGCCGGCCAAGGGACCAGAATGCGCTCGAAATTGCCGAAGGTGACGCATCTGGTGGCTGGCATGCCGATGATCGCCTATGTCGTCGAAGCGTGTCGGTCTTTCCGGGCGAAGCGAACCTTGGTGATCGTCGGCTATCAGGCCGACAGCGTGGAAGAGGCGCTGGCGGACGAGGCCGTCGAATTCGTTTGTCAACCGGAACAGCGCGGGACGGCTCATGCCCTGTTGTACACCCGGGAGGCCCTCACCGGCTTCGATGGCGATCTGTTGGTCGTGTCCGGGGATACGCCGCTCCTCACCTCAGCAACCCTCGACGGCCTCCTGCAGGCGCACCGCGAGGCCCGCGCGCTGGCCACCGTACTGACGGCTGAGGTGGCTGAACCAACCGGATACGGGCGGATCGTCCGATCCGCGAGAGGGGAACTCCTGCGAATCGTTGAGGAACTGGAGGCCACGCCACAGGAGCGGCAACTCCATGAAATCAACGCCGGAGTCTACTGCTTTTCCGCGCTTGCGCTCTTCGATGCCCTCCAGGCGATTCGCCCTTCTGCCGTCAAGGGCGAACTCTACCTTCCAGACGCCATCGCGCTGCTGCGAGATCGTGATGGGGGCGTGCAGGCTTGCCGAGCCTCAGACCCCGACGAGGTGCGAGGGGTCAATACCCGCGCCGATTTGGCTGAGATCCATCGTCTTCTTTGGCGAAGAGCCGCCCTGCGGCTGCTCGCCGAGGGGGTCACCATCCTCGACCCTGCGCATGCCTACATTGGCCCGTTCGTCAGGATCGGTCCCGATTCGATCCTCTATCCGAACGTCACCCTTGAAGGGCAGACCGTGATTGGTGAAGGAACTACGATCCACTCAGGCTGCCGAATCCGTAATTCGACGGTCGGCGACGATACCGTAATCCTGGATGGGTGCATTATCCAGGAGAGTCAAATCGGTGACGGGTGCCAGGTCGGGCCCTACGCACACCTGAGGCCGCAGGCTACGCTTCGGCAACGAGTCAAGGTCGGAAACTTCGTGGAGGTCAAGAAGTCGGTCATCGGTGAAGAGTCCAAGATCCCACACCTGAGCTACATCGGCGACACCAGCATCGGAGAGCGTGTCAACATCGGCGCCGGGACGATCACCTGTAACTATGACGGTTTTACCAAACATCAGACCGTGATCGAAGACGATGTGTTTGTAGGCAGCAATGCGAGCCTCGTGGCGCCGATCTCGGTGGGCCGAGGCGCCATCATTGCCGCCGGATCGACCATCACAGAGGATGTGCCGGCCAATGCGCTGGCGTTTGGCCGAGCCCAGCAGGTCAATAAGACCGGCTTCGCTGCAACATTTCGGTCTAAAGAACGGAAGGGGTAG
- a CDS encoding peroxiredoxin: MVKIGSKAPDFTANTTKGPITLSQFRGKWVLLFAHPADFTPVCTTEFIQFAKRHKEFKDLGCEVIGLSVDSIYSHIEWLRHMEESAKVKIDFPVVADPEKVVANLYDLINPEVGLTVRGVFFIDPEGIVRFAMYYPIPFGRNIDEILRSLKALQTVDKYGVACPVDWQPGQDVIIPPPQTIDEADKRAKAGADRWYLMRKKL, from the coding sequence ATGGTCAAGATCGGATCGAAGGCACCGGATTTCACTGCCAATACCACAAAGGGTCCCATCACCCTGTCGCAGTTCCGCGGCAAGTGGGTCCTACTCTTTGCTCACCCCGCAGACTTTACGCCGGTCTGTACGACGGAGTTCATCCAGTTTGCCAAGCGACACAAGGAATTCAAGGACCTCGGGTGCGAGGTGATCGGCCTGAGCGTGGATAGCATCTACTCGCATATCGAGTGGCTCCGCCACATGGAAGAGTCGGCCAAGGTCAAGATCGACTTCCCGGTGGTCGCCGACCCCGAGAAGGTCGTAGCCAACCTCTACGACCTGATCAACCCTGAGGTCGGCCTCACCGTCCGCGGCGTCTTCTTCATCGACCCCGAGGGGATCGTCCGTTTCGCCATGTACTATCCGATCCCATTCGGACGAAACATCGACGAGATCCTGCGGAGCCTGAAGGCGCTCCAGACCGTCGACAAGTACGGGGTTGCCTGCCCGGTCGACTGGCAGCCTGGCCAGGATGTGATCATTCCGCCGCCGCAAACGATCGATGAGGCCGACAAGCGCGCCAAGGCAGGCGCCGATCGCTGGTACCTGATGCGGAAAAAGCTCTAG
- a CDS encoding folylpolyglutamate synthase/dihydrofolate synthase family protein, translated as MTYSQAIAYLYGLQRYGVKLGLENIQRLLEAVGNPHRQFPSILVGGTNGKGSTAAFLASILKAAGYRVGLYTSPHLLEFTERIQVDGLAIAETDVAALTDELRHVIADLFPIPNLQPPTPNPVAHPTFFEVATVLAFMHFVRSQVDYAVVEVGMGGRFDATNVIDAQVAVITNIALEHEEYLGQTLGAIAAEKAGIIKEGTRVVTAVDAPEALAVITDACQKCGVTLFDVRSAYDWRVHQSDLSGQQFSVGEKGRPTETLDISLLGRHQVINAVAALAAIRLLRTVGATISENSIRKGLRRTQWSGRLQLFPGRPLVILDGAHNPAGAIALRAFLEEQRFAGRVTLVFGVLQDKNWIAMLRELGPLAKRVVLTRPESERAADPHRLPEAERFCPKIEILEDVAEAIALAKAVTDPEDAVVVTGSLFVVSAALRALGKQEARL; from the coding sequence ATGACCTATTCCCAGGCAATTGCCTATCTTTACGGGCTCCAGCGTTACGGTGTAAAGCTGGGTCTCGAGAATATCCAACGGCTTCTTGAAGCAGTTGGCAATCCGCACCGTCAGTTTCCGTCTATCCTGGTCGGCGGGACTAACGGTAAAGGGTCCACTGCCGCCTTTCTCGCGTCGATCCTGAAAGCTGCCGGTTATCGGGTCGGGCTCTACACCTCGCCGCATCTCCTGGAGTTTACGGAGCGGATCCAGGTAGACGGTCTGGCCATCGCGGAGACCGACGTCGCCGCCCTCACCGATGAACTTCGACATGTCATCGCCGATCTCTTCCCAATCCCTAACCTCCAACCCCCAACTCCCAACCCTGTTGCCCACCCCACCTTCTTTGAGGTCGCAACGGTCCTTGCCTTCATGCACTTCGTTCGCAGCCAGGTGGACTACGCGGTGGTGGAGGTCGGAATGGGAGGCCGGTTCGATGCCACCAACGTCATCGACGCCCAAGTGGCGGTGATCACTAATATCGCCTTGGAGCATGAAGAGTATCTTGGACAGACACTCGGTGCGATCGCCGCAGAGAAGGCAGGGATCATCAAAGAAGGAACGCGGGTCGTCACTGCCGTTGATGCCCCCGAGGCACTGGCCGTCATCACCGACGCATGTCAAAAGTGTGGCGTAACACTTTTCGATGTCCGGAGTGCATACGACTGGCGGGTTCACCAGTCAGATCTCTCCGGTCAGCAATTCAGCGTCGGCGAAAAAGGGCGGCCCACCGAAACCCTCGACATCAGTCTGCTCGGCCGGCATCAGGTGATCAATGCGGTCGCTGCCCTTGCAGCGATTCGACTTCTTCGGACTGTCGGCGCAACCATTTCGGAGAATTCGATTCGCAAAGGATTACGCCGGACACAATGGTCTGGCCGTCTCCAGCTTTTTCCCGGCCGGCCCCTTGTGATCCTGGATGGCGCCCACAACCCGGCGGGCGCGATCGCGCTGCGGGCCTTTCTCGAGGAACAGCGGTTTGCCGGTCGCGTGACTCTGGTGTTCGGCGTACTTCAGGATAAGAACTGGATCGCGATGCTGCGAGAGTTGGGGCCGCTGGCCAAGCGGGTCGTCCTCACGCGTCCGGAGAGCGAGCGCGCCGCTGATCCGCATCGTCTGCCGGAGGCCGAACGCTTCTGTCCGAAGATCGAGATCCTGGAAGACGTGGCCGAGGCGATCGCCCTGGCCAAGGCAGTGACCGATCCGGAGGATGCCGTTGTCGTCACCGGCTCTCTCTTTGTCGTCTCGGCAGCCCTGCGCGCGCTCGGGAAACAGGAGGCACGACTGTGA
- a CDS encoding DoxX family protein produces the protein MTKPKGNWQTETKLWQVALLRIFFGYYFFQDGLGKLTGGFTGSDALEKWLTTKTTGAFGWYKPFLTGVAIPHYQLFAWLVTWGMILGGLALLLGLLTRPAALVGILMTLNFYLAKGGGSPATTSDQAFMAGLVVVFLTRAGRSFGCDRWLARRYPDSPLW, from the coding sequence GTGACCAAGCCGAAGGGCAACTGGCAGACAGAAACAAAGCTCTGGCAGGTCGCGCTCCTGCGCATCTTTTTCGGCTACTACTTCTTCCAAGATGGCCTCGGAAAGTTAACCGGCGGTTTTACCGGTTCAGACGCGCTGGAGAAGTGGCTTACGACCAAGACCACCGGGGCGTTTGGCTGGTATAAGCCGTTCCTGACCGGTGTGGCGATTCCCCATTATCAGCTCTTTGCCTGGTTGGTCACCTGGGGGATGATCCTGGGCGGCCTGGCGCTCCTGCTTGGGCTCTTGACGCGCCCGGCTGCACTCGTGGGGATCTTGATGACACTCAACTTCTATTTGGCCAAGGGGGGCGGGTCGCCGGCCACTACTTCGGACCAGGCGTTTATGGCCGGGCTGGTGGTAGTCTTCCTCACGCGGGCTGGTCGCTCCTTTGGATGTGACCGCTGGCTGGCTCGGCGCTATCCGGACTCCCCGCTTTGGTAG